One segment of Trypanosoma brucei brucei TREU927 chromosome 8, complete sequence DNA contains the following:
- a CDS encoding cyclophilin-type peptidyl-prolyl cis-trans isomerase, putative (similar to cyclophilin A (AAB07896) Trypanosoma brucei brucei.), translating into MELACFNGFPETPSLSGSLVQQRHNLLDSVKSAGPPGPVFRVEFELFDDESPKTCANFRNLCAGRTTSRKGETYWFQGVVPSYRGTYFHKIIPQFCAQGGDLTMRVDNGANHLSSFGRGWFADEYKRRRMNEVGLLAMANNGPNSNGSQFFITTSDSNEKALNGRHVCFGRVVQGLKEFMHEVAPFGDSAGYPSRFIVVTDCGEGPLPATLGSTLPDKTPAADISEEGARECGRVSVKSPSGG; encoded by the coding sequence ATGGAGCTCGCATGTTTTAACGGTTTCCCAGAAACCCCATCCCTCTCCGGGTCTTTAGTTCAGCAACGTCATAATTTGCTGGACTCTGTCAAATCCGCGGGGCCTCCGGGGCCTGTCTTTCGCGTGGAATTTGAACTTTTTGATGATGAATCGCCCAAGACTTGTGCGAACTTCAGGAATTTGTGCGCAGGGCGCACAACCAGCCGGAAGGGTGAGACATACTGGTTCCAGGGTGTCGTGCCTTCCTACCGCGGGACATACTTTCACAAGATTATTCCACAATTCTGCGCTCAAGGCGGGGACCTCACCATGCGGGTAGACAATGGCGCGAATCATTTGAGTAGCTTCGGTCGCGGTTGGTTCGCGGATGAGTATAAGCGACGGCGGATGAACGAAGTCGGGCTCTTGGCGATGGCCAACAACGGACCCAACAGCAACGGCTCGCAATTTTTCATAACCACGTCTGACTCAAATGAGAAGGCGCTCAACGGTCGTCACGTTTGCTTTGGCCGAGTGGTGCAGGGCCTGAAGGAGTTCATGCATGAGGTTGCTCCCTTTGGCGACAGTGCTGGCTATCCATCACGTTTTATTGTCGTTACGGACTGCGGGGAAGGGCCACTACCAGCTACGCTCGGCTCCACATTGCCGGATAAAACACCTGCAGCTGATATTAGCGAAGAAGGAGCTCGGGAATGCGGGAGGGTGTCGGTGAAGTCCCCTTCCGGCGGGTAG
- a CDS encoding coatomer delta subunit, putative — MTVIVAGIVNKQGGIVLSRHFNDITRVRVEGLLSAFPRLMEASTNKQVTYVDAGAVRYVYQPLDDLFLVLITTRSSNIVEDLDTLHLMGRLITEHVGTVSEVFLQEKAFKVFFALDEVIVGGRRENTTTEQIQTYLEMQSHEEMMVREEKRLQMERAKKDASRKAHELRDKRQRGLNPYTGIGSDSVGYGSGGAAVSVSRPAAEASSRIDTMDELGPTRIAGMASGSADSLSGRKVGRGGGLALGVARKADITSRVLQEAGLPVGAVATKLPVGDAGAAAKAPEFDGPIEGIHVVVEEKISATLDRDGASGPVDVRGELSVLVNDPHLANVKLMLSPTSDEFSFRAHAKVHKEIFAEDRVLAMRENKPFPVHQPVTILRWRLNNSSGVQPPLTFSCWPNAGSITVEYEISNADLVEQGLCDVRVTLPLRGAVAATVESTTGSCSTQEDCVVWQIPQVSNHVNASGNCEVVLADPDCAASGADEVFFPVDVTFKTRATAAHVRVLEVVQTENGVPVKFTQETQLTAEGYNVQ, encoded by the coding sequence atgaccGTTATTGTTGCTGGGATAGTCAACAAACAGGGGGGCATTGTCCTCTCGCGGCACTTCAACGACATCACTCGCGTTCGTGTTGAGGGCCTTCTTTCCGCCTTCCCTCGGTTGATGGAGGCATCGACTAACAAGCAAGTGACGTACGTCGACGCGGGTGCAGTCCGTTACGTCTACCAGCCACTGGAtgatttatttcttgtgcTTATAACCacgcgcagcagcaacattGTGGAGGACCTCGACACGCTGCATCTCATGGGTCGCCTTATTACGGAGCACGTCGGAACAGTGAGCGAGGTGTTTTTGCAGGAGAAGGCTTTCAAGGTGTTCTTTGCTTTGGACGAAGTGATCGTTGGAGGCCGGCGTGAAAACACAACCACGGAGCAGATACAAACCTACCTGGAGATGCAGTCACACGAAGAAATGATGGTCCGAGAAGAGAAGCGGTTGCAAATGGAACGTGCGAAGAAGGACGCATCGCGTAAAGCGCACGAACTACGCGACAAACGTCAACGCGGACTGAACCCGTACACCGGTATCGGCTCAGACAGCGTAGGTTATGGCAGTGGGGGAGCAGCAGTGAGTGTAAGCCGACCCGCGGCTGAGGCAAGCAGTCGGATAGATACTATGGATGAATTGGGTCCCACTCGAATAGCTGGGATGGCGAGCGGAAGTGCTGACTCTTTGTCCGGCCGAAAGGTTGGCCGCGGCGGTGGTTTGGCGCTTGGAGTTGCGAGAAAAGCCGATATCACTTCACGTGTGCTGCAAGAAGCCGGATTACCGGTGGGTGCGGTTGCAACCAAGCTGCCGGTAGGGGATGCAGGGGCTGCAGCAAAGGCACCGGAGTTTGATGGCCCAATCGAGGGTATTCACGTTGTCGTGGAGGAGAAAATTAGTGCTACCCTCGATCGTGATGGCGCAAGCGGTCCCGTCGATGTGCGCGGCGAGCTTTCCGTACTTGTCAACGACCCGCACCTGGCAAACGTGAAGTTGATGCTTTCTCCAACAAGCGACGAGTTCTCATTCCGTGCTCACGCTAAGGTGCACAAGGAAATATTCGCAGAAGACCGTGTCTTAGCGATGCGGGAAAACAAACCGTTCCCTGTCCACCAGCCCGTCACAATCTTACGCTGGCGACTCAACAACTCTTCCGGTGTTCAGCCCCCTCTTACGTTTTCTTGCTGGCCCAACGCTGGGAGCATTACAGTTGAGTATGAAATATCCAATGCGGATTTGGTTGAACAGGGATTATGCGACGTGCGCGTGACGCTTCCTCTACGTGGTGCGGTCGCTGCTACGGTGGAGTCGACGACTGGTTCGTGTAGCACTCAGGAGGACTGTGTGGTGTGGCAGATCCCCCAAGTGAGCAACCATGTGAATGCAAGCGGAAACTGTGAGGTGGTACTCGCCGATCCCGATTGCGCTGCATCCGGCGCCGACGAAGTGTTTTTTCCGGTTGATGTTACCTTCAAAACGCGAGCAACCGCTGCACACGTGCGTGTGCTGGAGGTCGTGCAGACGGAGAACGGAGTACCGGTGAAATTCACTCAAGAGACGCAACTCACTGCGGAAGGATACAACGTACAGTAA
- a CDS encoding 60S ribosomal protein L39, putative: protein MGRFKPLAIKKKYAKKLKQNRPVPYWIRLRTGNRIKWNEKRRHWRRTKLHY, encoded by the coding sequence atGGGACGTTTCAAGCCACTCGCTATTAAGAAGAAGTACGCCAAGAAGCTGAAGCAGAACAGGCCAGTGCCGTATTGGATCCGTCTGCGTACCGGCAACCGCATCAAGTGGAATGAGAAGCGCCGCCACTGGCGCCGCACGAAGCTCCATTATTAA
- a CDS encoding cullin, putative, with protein MPLSGGSNQCSNYTDRNNGSDGVSGEGVGIDGGSDVGIEVDVSAWLVNMPQLGDLWPRVEEYLTQSAAKIRNSGAYTKDPLKGIRHRMSWYAVIYYACAGHPQRFCEIYQYLALFLLNDLETNALPPVLSAVATYADTNPEFDVVARREGFEPPLRPNRSLLQEFVHQFRLFMLFRRVVLSCFGYLDQWYTEKFHLDPVSDLCVKMFYVVVYERVRDELASEIVHSANQARGLSDGPSDDDPSNACLDVQVALAVVSEIVSTVRASSTNTEAGVVHCGPLGKEGSNPSIDGGRSDDVEVEAGTSAPCQTGTSPWELVPDRIPLLREKLESGSLMEFLKSLSSSTGGNQCGGAKVDGPSAARPSGAACGALLGGAHPARSFIVSLVQPLHTLLLDQFGTRYVRAAEAYYRKERSVHLATREGRSGYVTWVRSCYRLEQLLVKDMRAPFFHDLLRARLHRVLLLEVHSEIILDDEFGFRALLDAWSAQTSPHFGALRKDFLKPVVVSSPSSSLEETVHEIMDRCDCASSLQHIGKAAGSMQPMREGLASALGLLVTTFADTQSEICIALLRHELANKVVMDSVPLLATYFVMEEKHHLGHIHPKGRQTNDVEPAFLRDMAKLVVGGLVDMVAQYGSLVQVQFHSLSSMLVAVRDALREVLNPHRWERHTVDTRSGVNVNSGKFSDMLLLDAERQQPPQIHGYEPTRGARAALRKLAAMRDGRSIPMSRLVAVYCDVLVSQSGTRGVAVTADKETEIGGKCVSLPEGSDSTSDIDSVTALAALLDDKDVFLEEYKQLLARRLIILSSSLSLSPSALPTELCTKPNAEYEHAMIRELRRTFGRTSTLTLKMMLHDYTLSCAMGSAFRQTPSAQQLKSGINVQVITGARWPTYSTVPLLPCTSLAAAISTFSTYYAAAHPLRTLSWIHSQGTANLEALFPNGSKEIVADTIQSNILILLSDAYNTVRRNRDSESRRGVGEGKSTKRYLTGQEIASAMGMSFENLYAYLNQLVHHTSYKLITRVPSPNPDPAVDPNEASVRPEYGYTINVDFKHSSNSFRLPVPHPRWNQKASGGHRVVGADAMAASQTFALVTESTRRLQVDAAIVRTMKRHRSLPYHELMSTTVQELSRFFVPSTQFVKVQVEGLIAREFLKRNEANSQLLEYVV; from the coding sequence ATGCCCTTGTCTGGGGGCTCCAACCAATGCAGCAACTACACTGACAGAAATAATGGTAGTGATGGTGTTAGTGGTGAGGGTGTTGGTATTGACGGAGGATCAGATGTGGGAATAGAAGTGGACGTTTCCGCGTGGCTGGTGAACATGCCGCAGTTGGGTGATTTGTGGCCTCGGGTCGAAGAATATCTCACTCAGTCGGCAGCGAAAATTCGGAATAGTGGTGCTTACACGAAGGACCCACTAAAAGGTATCAGACATCGTATGAGCTGGTATGCTGTCATATACTACGCTTGTGCTGGTCATCCGCAGAGGTTCTGTGAAATCTATCAGTACTTGGCTTTGTTTCTACTCAACGATTTGGAGACGAATGCCCTCCCACCCGTTTTATCAGCGGTTGCCACATATGCGGACACTAATCCTGAATTTGACGTGGTCGCGAGAAGGGAAGGTTTTGAACCCCCATTGCGTCCGAATAGGAGTTTGTTGCAGGAGTTTGTTCATCAGTTTAGGTTGTTTATGTTATTCCGTCGTGTCGTCCTGTCATGCTTCGGATACCTTGACCAGTGGTACACGGAGAAGTTCCATCTCGATCCTGTTTCTGATCTCTGCGTGAAAATgttttatgttgttgtttatgAAAGGGTCAGAGACGAGCTGGCGAGTGAGATTGTACATTCAGCCAATCAAGCAAGGGGATTAAGCGACGGGCCAAGCGATGACGACCCGTCAAACGCGTGTTTAGATGTTCAAGTAGCTCTTGCAGTTGTGTCCGAGATCGTATCGACTGTGAGGGCGTCTTCTACCAACACCGAGGCAGGTGTGGTGCACTGCGGACCACTTGGCAAGGAGGGTTCAAACCCCAGTATTGATGGGGGAAGGAGTGATGACGTTGAAGTTGAAGCTGGTACTTCAGCACCCTGCCAAACGGGAACATCGCCATGGGAACTCGTGCCGGACCGTATCCCGTTGCTGCGTGAGAAACTTGAAAGTGGTTCCCTTATGGAATTCCTGAAGAGCTTGTCGTCGTCAACAGGGGGTAACCAGTGTGGCGGCGCGAAGGTTGATGGTCCGTCTGCAGCGAGGCCATCAGGTGCAGCTTGCGGAGCACTACTTGGAGGCGCGCATCCGGCACGTTCTTTTATAGTAAGTCTTGTCCAACCACTACATACGCTTCTTCTCGATCAATTCGGCACACGCTATGTGCGTGCTGCCGAAGCGTACTACCGGAAGGAGCGCAGTGTGCATCTCGCCACCAGGGAGGGCAGAAGTGGTTATGTGACGTGGGTGCGCTCCTGCTACAGATTGGAGCAGTTATTAGTGAAAGATATGCGTGCACCGTTCTTTCACGACCTGCTACGTGCGCGTCTACACCGTGTATTGTTGCTGGAAGTGCACAGCGAAATTATCCTCGACGACGAGTTTGGTTTTCGGGCGCTGTTGGATGCATGGAGCGCACAAACAAGTCCGCATTTCGGTGCTCTACGAAAAGACTTCCTGAAACCGGTGGTAGTATCGTCCCCGTCATCGTCACTCGAAGAGACCGTCCACGAAATTATGGATAGGTGTGATTGTGCTTCTTCATTGCAACACATTGGAAAGGCCGCTGGGTCGATGCAACCGATGCGTGAAGGGCTTGCATCCGCTTTGGGACTGCTTGTCACAACCTTTGCCGACACACAGAGTGAAATATGCATTGCACTGCTGCGCCATGAACTCGCCAATAAGGTGGTGATGGATTCTGTGCCCCTTTTGGCCACATACTTtgtgatggaggagaaacaCCATTTAGGACACATCCACCCAAAGGGGCGACAAACTAATGACGTGGAACCCGCGTTTTTGCGAGATATGGCGAAACTAGTCGTGGGCGGCCTTGTTGACATGGTGGCACAGTACGGTAGCCTTGTACAGGTGCAGTTCCATTCCCTTTCATCAATGCTCGTCGCTGTGCGTGATGCACTTCGTGAAGTCCTCAATCCACATCGGTGGGAGCGGCATACCGTCGACACACGGTCGGGGGTAAACGTCAACAGTGGTAAATTTAGTGACATGCTCCTCTTAGACGCGGAGCGACAACAGCCTCCTCAGATCCACGGTTACGAACCCACGAGGGGTGCACGTGCAGCCCTCCGCAAACTGGCCGCTATGCGGGATGGGCGTTCGATACCGATGTCGCGGCTGGTTGCGGTTTACTGTGACGTTTTGGTTTCACAAAGCGGAACCCGCGGTGTTGCTGTTACCGCGGACAAAGAAACTGAAATTGGGGGGAAATGCGTGTCGCTGCCGGAAGGGAGTGATAGTACGAGTGATATAGATAGTGTAACAGCCCTTGCCGCACTCCTTGATGACAAAGACGTGTTTCTTGAGGAATACAAACAACTATTAGCGCGCCGTTTGATAATCTTGTCGTCTTCATTGTCACTTTCTCCCTCAGCACTTCCCACAGAGCTGTGTACGAAACCTAATGCAGAGTACGAACACGCTATGATTCGTGAACTGCGAAGAACCTTTGGGCGGACTTCAACCCTAACCCTGAAGATGATGTTGCACGACTACACCCTAAGCTGCGCCATGGGGAGTGCATTTCGTCAAACCCCTTCTGCACAGCAACTGAAATCCGGGATAAATGTTCAAGTGATCACCGGTGCGCGGTGGCCAACATACAGCACCGTGCCTCTCTTACCTTGCACTTCACTCGCAGCAGCCATATCAACATTCAGCACATACTACGCTGCGGCACATCCATTACGAACGCTCTCCTGGATACACTCGCAGGGCACCGCTAACCTTGAGGCCTTGTTTCCAAATGGTTCGAAGGAAATTGTAGCAGATACGATACAGTCGAATATCCTTATTCTGTTGAGTGATGCATACAATACCGTGCGACGCAACCGTGACAGTGAGAGTCGGAGAGGAGTGGGTGAAGGTAAGTCGACAAAACGCTATTTAACTGGGCAAGAAATTGCTTCTGCCATGGGGATGAGTTTTGAGAACCTTTACGCCTACCTTAACCAGCTTGTACACCATACGAGTTACAAGCTAATTACCCGGGTGCCATCCCCTAACCCTGATCCCGCTGTTGATCCAAATGAGGCATCGGTGCGTCCAGAATATGGCTACACTATTAACGTGGATTTTAAGCACAGTTCAAACAGTTTTAGGCTTCCAGTCCCTCATCCACGCTGGAATCAGAAGGCATCTGGGGGCCATCGTGTGGTTGGTGCGGATGCCATGGCTGCTTCACAGACATTCGCTCTGGTGACTGAAAGTACGCGACGCCTACAGGTTGACGCTGCTATTGTGCGGACCATGAAACGGCACCGTTCACTCCCTTATCATGAATTGATGAGCACGACGGTGCAGGAGCTCTCGCGGTTCTTCGTCCCCAGCACCCAATTCGTGAAGGTGCAGGTAGAAGGTCTCATAGCACGAGAGTTTTTGAAGCGAAACGAAGCAAATTCACAATTACTCGAGTACGTTGTGTGA